In Marinobacterium sp. LSUCC0821, the DNA window CCGTTTTGATCCCAACACCCCGTTAGAAGAGACGATGGGGGCGTTAGATCAGATCGTGCGCTCTGGCAAAGCGCTCTATGTTGGTATCTCTTCCTACAACTCTGCTCGTACCCGAGAGGCGGTTGCGATACTGGAAGAGTTGGGTACACCCTGTTTAATCCATCAGCCTAGTTACAACATGCTCAATCGTTGGGTGGAGCAGGATGGCTTGCGCGAGACGCTCGCTGAACTTGGTGTAGGTTCCATTGCCTTTACTCCGTTGGCGCAAGGGATGCTAACGGGTAAGTACCTAAAGGGTATCCCTGAAGGGAGTCGTGCGACTCAGGGGAAATCATTAGAACCAGATACTCTAACGCCTGAGGTTATCGACTCGTTAAATCGCCTTAATGATATTGCCGCAGCCCGTGGTCAGAGTTTGGCGCAACTGGCCATCGCTTGGGTGCTGCGTGAAGAGAAGATCACCACGGCATTGATTGGTGCCTCATCAGTTTCTCAGATAGAGGAAGCGGTGGGTGCTATTGATCAACTCGAATTTACCGAAGCTGAGTTAGCTGCGATAGATGCAGCCTCTATGGATGCGGGTATTAACCTTTGGGCGCAATCCTCTGAAAGTGAATAAAGATTAAAGAGGAGCCAGCAGAATAAGTTGGCGTGTTTAATTGCATCAGCAAGAGTAGGCACTCGTTTTTACAATTTTGGATTCAGATATGACGCTCATTAATACGACCCCTTTTCAAGATCAGAAGCCCGGTACCTCGGGCCTTCGTAAAAAGGTTCGTCACTTTCAACAACCGCACTACCTCGAGAACTTTGTACAAGCCATCTTTAATGCAGTTGGCGGAGGTCAGAATGGTTGTTTAGTCGTTGGTGGCGATGGCCGCTACTTCAACCGTGAGGCAGTACAAACCATCGTTGCTATGGCCATTGCCAATGGTTACAAGGAAATTATTGTAGGCCAGGGTGGTATCCTCTCTACGCCTGCTGCTTCTTGTGTGATCCGCAAATACAAATGTTCCGGCGGTATTATCTTATCGGCTAGCCATAACCCTGGTGGGCCGGATGAGGACTTTGGCATCAAATATAATGGTGCAAATGGCGGTCCTGCAACGGAGCAGTTAACAGACAAAATCTATGCTGAGAGTTGTGCCTTAACGAGCTACAAACTAAGCGCTATAGAAGCTATCGATCTAGACCTTATCGGCACCCTTGATGTTGAGGGGGTAAAGGTTCGTATCATCGATTCAGTGTCTGATTATGCTGAATTGATGGAGTCGCTATTTGATTTCCCTGCGATGCGTTCACTTCTCTCTGGTGGCGAATTCTCATTTTGTTTCGATGCGATGCATGCTGTAACAGGCCCCTACGCAAAAGAGATTCTTATTAATCGCTTAGGTGCGCCCGCAGAGAGTGTCATTAATGCGACCCCAGAAGAGGATTTTGGTGGGCACCATCCAGATCCAAATCTAGTTCATGCTGCAGACCTTGTATCGAAAGTTAACCAAAACGGATTGGATTTCGGTGCGGCATCTGATGGTGACGGTGATCGCAACATGATCATTGGTAATAACTTCTACGTGAACCCGTGTGACAGTCTTGCTGTACTCGCTGCAAACGCAACGTTGATCCCGGGATATGCGCAGGGTCTTGCAGGTGTCGCGCGCTCTATGCCTACCAGCAGAGCCTTAGACCGTGTCGCTGCCGCTCAAGGCCTCAACTGTTATGAGACGCCGACCGGGTGGAAGTTCTTTGGCAACCTAATAGATGATGGTCGCATTACATTTTGTGGTGAAGAGAGCTTTGGAACCGGCTCTAGCCATGTTCGCGAAAAGGATGGCCTATGGGCAGTACTGTGTTGGCTAAATATTCTTGCCTCTACAGGTGAAAGTGTTGCCTCTTTGATGCGTAACCATTGGCAAAACTTTGGTCGTGATCTATTTACCCGTCATGATTATGAGGGTCTGGATAGTGCGCAAGCTGCTGAGATGATGAAAGCTTTGGATGAGAAGCTCACTAACCTTGCGGGTAGTAACTTTGATGGCTTTGTCGTTGAAACGGCTGACCAGTTTGCCTATTCCGATCCTGTCGATGGCTCTGTTAGTCAGCGTCAGGGAGTACGTATCCTCTTTACCAACGGCGCACGCATTGTTGTTCGTCTATCTGGCACAGGCACGTCCGGTGCAACACTGCGCGTCTATCTAGATCGTTTCATTAATGAAGATTTAGAGTGTGATACGCAAGCCGCTCTTGCACCTCTGTCTGCTGTTGCGTCCAAGCTGATTGGAGTTGAAGCGTTTACGGGTCGCAAAGCGCCGGATGTTGTTACCTGAAAATATCGGGGCCTGCGCGTAGCGAAGGCCCCGGAAAATTGTAGGAGCGCATTACCCGCAGGGTAAGCCGCGATCAATTCCCATTAAGGAAAGTAGTCATGAAATACCTTCACACCATGGTTCGTGTAACCGATATTGATGCATCGCTAGCCTTCTATTGTGATGCTTTAGGAATGGTTGAGATCTCCCGTAAAGAGAGTGAAGCGGGGCGTTTTACACTTATCTTTTTAGCAGCTCCGAATGATGCAGAGCGCGGCAGGGCTGAGCAGGCGCCGCTGCTTGAGTTGACCTATAACTGGGATCCGGAAGCTTATGAAGGTGGCCGTAACTTTGGCCACCTAGCTTTCGCAGTGGATGATATTTACGCTACCTGTGCCCACATGCAAGCTTGTGGTGTAGTGATTAACCGACCACCGCGAGATGGTCGAATGGCTTTTGTTCGCTCTCCCGATTTGATCTCAGTAGAGCTATTGCAAAAAGGTGATGCACTAGCACCTGCTGAACCTTGGCTATCGATGGCCAACATAGGTGAGTGGTAGCAGATTCGATGTTACAAAAAAGCCCTGTGAATAACAGGGCTTAGTGGAGTCCGATTATAGTCGACTCGCGCCTTCGGTTGACGGAGAGTCAGGGGAAACAGCTTGTGGAACCTGAGATCCTGTCACTTCCGTTACAGGGAAGATAGCGTTGATCTGTCCTGTACCTGATGCGCCAAAGTATGGTGTTACCACCTCAGCAGGTGCATTGTATTCGCTCCAGCCTAGTGCACCCATCAGCATTGCCGTGTCGTGCATAAAGCCTTCGCCGTGACCTTTGGCTGCGTATTCAGGCAGCATTTCACAGAAGTCCTTCCACTGCGCGTTCTTCCACATATCGATCACCATGTGGTCAAGATGCTCTAGGAATGGGCTCCAGATCTTGTGAGCAAATTCAGGTGCTTTACCGTTCTGTGCAAA includes these proteins:
- the mgrA gene encoding L-glyceraldehyde 3-phosphate reductase; the encoded protein is MSYRADPKRYDTMKYRKCGRSGLKLPAISLGLWHNFGDDTPHQTKRDMCTRAFDLGITHFDLANNYGPPAGSAELAFGRILKEEFAGYRDELIISSKAGYDMWPGPYGEWGSRKYLIASCDQSLKRMGLDYVDIFYSHRFDPNTPLEETMGALDQIVRSGKALYVGISSYNSARTREAVAILEELGTPCLIHQPSYNMLNRWVEQDGLRETLAELGVGSIAFTPLAQGMLTGKYLKGIPEGSRATQGKSLEPDTLTPEVIDSLNRLNDIAAARGQSLAQLAIAWVLREEKITTALIGASSVSQIEEAVGAIDQLEFTEAELAAIDAASMDAGINLWAQSSESE
- a CDS encoding alpha-D-glucose phosphate-specific phosphoglucomutase; the protein is MTLINTTPFQDQKPGTSGLRKKVRHFQQPHYLENFVQAIFNAVGGGQNGCLVVGGDGRYFNREAVQTIVAMAIANGYKEIIVGQGGILSTPAASCVIRKYKCSGGIILSASHNPGGPDEDFGIKYNGANGGPATEQLTDKIYAESCALTSYKLSAIEAIDLDLIGTLDVEGVKVRIIDSVSDYAELMESLFDFPAMRSLLSGGEFSFCFDAMHAVTGPYAKEILINRLGAPAESVINATPEEDFGGHHPDPNLVHAADLVSKVNQNGLDFGAASDGDGDRNMIIGNNFYVNPCDSLAVLAANATLIPGYAQGLAGVARSMPTSRALDRVAAAQGLNCYETPTGWKFFGNLIDDGRITFCGEESFGTGSSHVREKDGLWAVLCWLNILASTGESVASLMRNHWQNFGRDLFTRHDYEGLDSAQAAEMMKALDEKLTNLAGSNFDGFVVETADQFAYSDPVDGSVSQRQGVRILFTNGARIVVRLSGTGTSGATLRVYLDRFINEDLECDTQAALAPLSAVASKLIGVEAFTGRKAPDVVT
- a CDS encoding VOC family protein, with amino-acid sequence MKYLHTMVRVTDIDASLAFYCDALGMVEISRKESEAGRFTLIFLAAPNDAERGRAEQAPLLELTYNWDPEAYEGGRNFGHLAFAVDDIYATCAHMQACGVVINRPPRDGRMAFVRSPDLISVELLQKGDALAPAEPWLSMANIGEW